A window of Oscillatoria sp. FACHB-1406 contains these coding sequences:
- the rplI gene encoding 50S ribosomal protein L9 has translation MAKRVQVVLNKDSSKLGRSGDVLEVAPGYARNYLIPQGIASPATPGLLKQVAHRKEKERERLAAIKQEAEARKTALSTIGRLRIRKQAGENNAIFGTVTAQDIADVIQENTKYEVDKRGIDIPEIGQLGVYKAEIKLHPEVTAEVEFEVMPL, from the coding sequence ATGGCAAAGCGCGTACAAGTTGTATTAAACAAAGATTCCAGTAAATTAGGCAGATCCGGAGATGTCTTAGAAGTTGCGCCCGGTTACGCTCGCAATTACCTCATTCCTCAAGGAATTGCCTCCCCCGCAACTCCGGGACTTCTCAAACAAGTTGCCCATAGAAAAGAAAAAGAACGCGAGCGCCTCGCAGCGATTAAACAAGAAGCAGAAGCGCGCAAAACAGCATTATCGACCATCGGTCGCCTGAGAATTCGCAAGCAAGCGGGCGAAAACAATGCTATTTTCGGAACCGTCACCGCGCAAGATATTGCCGATGTCATTCAAGAAAACACGAAGTACGAAGTCGATAAACGCGGTATCGATATTCCCGAAATCGGTCAACTCGGCGTTTACAAAGCCGAAATCAAACTGCATCCCGAAGTAACCGCAGAAGTTGAATTTGAAGTGATGCCGCTGTAG
- a CDS encoding GUN4 domain-containing protein, with protein MNHETLEQHLAAKRWKEADELTGSTILARVDRQGYWLRKNDLLLLPAADMIIIDRLWRNYSRDRFGFSIQAQIWKAEQEEYKRTEIARILEKYGERYLRDYGWGTCKSWTWGNKFAKVMGWQFQEYEGRWSSDNKYEFQRNEKIPYDLNAPLGNLPSTYALGGGNSSHEYEPRDTESTMGFYGGDRWYYEWSRDSFVGYELLEKFYPLFEQWQEGVP; from the coding sequence AACTGACTGGTTCTACAATTTTAGCAAGGGTCGATCGCCAAGGTTATTGGCTCAGAAAAAACGATCTTCTCCTTCTACCCGCCGCCGACATGATTATAATCGATCGCTTATGGCGAAATTACAGCCGCGATCGTTTTGGATTTTCAATTCAAGCTCAAATTTGGAAGGCCGAGCAAGAGGAATATAAACGTACTGAGATAGCCAGAATCCTAGAAAAATATGGTGAAAGGTATCTGAGAGACTATGGATGGGGAACTTGTAAAAGTTGGACTTGGGGCAATAAGTTCGCAAAGGTTATGGGCTGGCAGTTTCAGGAATACGAAGGCCGCTGGAGTAGTGATAATAAATACGAATTTCAGCGGAATGAAAAGATTCCTTACGATCTTAATGCTCCCCTCGGCAATCTTCCTAGCACTTATGCGTTAGGTGGCGGCAATTCGAGTCATGAATACGAACCGCGAGATACGGAATCAACAATGGGATTTTATGGGGGCGATCGCTGGTACTATGAGTGGAGTCGCGATTCCTTTGTCGGTTACGAACTGCTCGAAAAGTTTTATCCTCTTTTCGAGCAATGGCAAGAAGGCGTTCCTTAA